In a single window of the Pseudorca crassidens isolate mPseCra1 chromosome 9, mPseCra1.hap1, whole genome shotgun sequence genome:
- the C9H11orf91 gene encoding uncharacterized protein C11orf91 homolog, translating into MPKGRRGSQSPTRSQRPAPPLYFPSLYDRGISSSPLSDFNIWKKLFVPLKAGGAPAGGATGSQLLPQAHPAPAPLPPPPPGLGSPSERPCPPPWPSGLASIPYEPLRFFYSPQPGPEVAVSPLAPGPTTPRLASASHPEELCELEIRIKELELLTITGDGFDSQRYKFLKALKDEKLQGLKMRQPGKKSASLS; encoded by the exons ATGCCGAAGGGGCGGCGCGGCAGCCAGAGCCCCACGAGGAGCCAGCGGCCGGCCCCGCCCCTCTACTTCCCGTCCCTCTATGACCGCGGCATCTCCTCGTCCCCGCTCAGCGACTTCAACATCTGGAAGAAGCTCTTCGTGCCGCTGAAGGCGGGAGGGGCGCCGGCGGGCGGGGCGACTGGGAGCCAGCTTCTGCCCCAGGCGCACCCTGCCCCAGCGCCCCTGCCGCCACCGCCGCCTGGCCTGGGTTCCCCCAGTGAGCGCCCCTGTCCCCCGCCCTGGCCCTCCGGCCTGGCCTCCATCCCCTACGAGCCTCTGCGCTTCTTCTACTCGCCACAGCCGGGGCCCGAGGTGGCTGTCTCGCCCCTGGCCCCCGGCCCCACGACCCCCCGGCTAGCCTCTGCCTCCCATCCCGAGGAGTTGTGCGAGCTGGAGATCCGGATTAAGGAGCTGGAGCTGCTCACCATCACTGGGGACGGCTTCGACTCCCAGCGCT ATAAATTCTTGAAAGCGCTGAAAGATGAAAAGTTACAAGGCCTGAAGATGAGGCAGCCTGGAAAGAAGTCGGCCTCTCTCTCCTGA